A single region of the Microbulbifer sp. MKSA007 genome encodes:
- a CDS encoding MAPEG family protein, with protein MANITALYTGLCALLIIYLAFRVVEFRRTKKVGIGTGDDRFNEIRVRVHANAIEYTPIALLLLLAAELGGLPALWLHLFGAFFFISRVFHAYGLTKGKGGLHFGRFWGTLISWVVIVVLAVINIVNAVINL; from the coding sequence ATGGCGAATATCACAGCACTCTACACCGGCCTTTGTGCGCTTCTGATTATTTACTTGGCATTCAGGGTAGTCGAGTTTCGTCGCACAAAGAAAGTGGGAATTGGAACCGGAGACGATCGTTTCAATGAGATTAGGGTGCGAGTTCACGCTAATGCGATTGAGTACACTCCGATAGCGTTGCTTCTGTTGCTGGCTGCAGAGTTGGGTGGTTTGCCTGCACTGTGGTTACACCTCTTTGGGGCGTTCTTTTTTATCTCACGGGTATTTCATGCCTATGGACTGACCAAGGGCAAAGGCGGGCTGCACTTTGGGCGCTTCTGGGGAACTTTAATCAGCTGGGTCGTTATCGTTGTGTTAGCGGTCATTAACATTGTTAATGCCGTAATTAATCTTTGA
- a CDS encoding YebG family protein, whose translation MAVVAVWKCDRDGAMFDNKKDAEEHDKMLELAANITSLIERHIDSIDEQVGEEIGLLLAKRRDALAKACKGKPEVLLEEDESMVQESEDDRVTPLAANQ comes from the coding sequence ATGGCCGTAGTAGCTGTTTGGAAATGCGATAGAGACGGAGCAATGTTCGACAACAAAAAAGACGCTGAAGAACACGATAAGATGCTGGAGCTCGCAGCTAATATCACGTCGCTGATTGAGCGCCACATCGACAGCATTGATGAGCAAGTGGGCGAAGAGATCGGCCTGCTGTTGGCCAAACGCCGCGATGCCCTGGCTAAAGCCTGTAAAGGGAAGCCTGAAGTACTACTCGAAGAAGACGAAAGCATGGTGCAGGAGAGCGAAGATGATCGCGTAACTCCGCTCGCCGCCAATCAGTAA
- a CDS encoding LysE family translocator, translating to MDLLSWLSLAGICALGAMSPGPSLLIVLRSASSGLQQGLASAIAHGAGVAIYAILTAFGLAVLITSSPLLFNILQWAGAAMLVYLGWKALSAPAPGTSTATVQAPHQSLKRSIAQGFGVAFFNPKIAVFFTALFSQFVSEQQALSTKLGMAALVSGVDAIWYCIVALAVHASRKRQLVSKHIGHRIQQVFGILLIGLAARLILSI from the coding sequence ATGGATTTACTCAGTTGGTTATCTCTCGCGGGGATCTGTGCCCTCGGCGCTATGTCTCCGGGACCGAGTCTTCTTATCGTCTTACGCAGCGCCTCCTCAGGCCTACAGCAAGGCCTGGCCAGTGCTATTGCTCACGGAGCCGGGGTCGCTATATACGCAATTCTTACCGCATTTGGCCTGGCGGTGCTGATTACTAGCTCTCCTCTTCTATTTAACATCCTGCAGTGGGCCGGTGCAGCAATGCTGGTCTACCTGGGCTGGAAAGCCCTCAGTGCGCCCGCACCGGGTACCAGTACTGCAACCGTACAAGCTCCACACCAGAGCCTGAAGCGCTCTATCGCTCAAGGTTTTGGTGTTGCCTTCTTCAACCCCAAGATCGCCGTATTTTTCACCGCCCTATTCAGCCAGTTTGTGTCAGAACAGCAAGCCCTGAGCACCAAGCTGGGCATGGCGGCGCTGGTTTCAGGAGTGGATGCAATTTGGTACTGCATCGTTGCCCTGGCGGTTCACGCCAGCCGTAAACGCCAGCTGGTCAGCAAGCATATTGGCCATCGCATCCAACAGGTTTTCGGGATCTTACTGATAGGACTGGCTGCCCGGCTGATCCTTAGCATCTAA
- a CDS encoding DUF924 family protein, whose translation MTTPNDVLVFWFGSTDIRGNSIAAEKQGLWFAATPEVDADIKARFGAIAESAQRGELDRWQQTLKGELALLLVCDQLSRNIYRGTRQAFAADSQALAITMSLIQRGEAPNLGLYQQVFLGMPLEHSEDLVTQQHSVDYFRQLQQTFAEDKIASPYLDTHYRYALAHQEVIERFGRFPHRNAALGRTSTQAEKEWLAQGGGFK comes from the coding sequence ATGACAACCCCTAATGATGTCCTGGTTTTTTGGTTTGGCAGCACTGATATTCGTGGCAACTCTATTGCAGCGGAGAAGCAGGGTTTATGGTTTGCCGCTACTCCAGAAGTGGACGCCGACATCAAGGCAAGATTTGGAGCTATTGCCGAGTCAGCGCAGCGTGGAGAGCTGGACCGTTGGCAGCAAACTTTGAAAGGCGAACTCGCCTTGCTACTGGTTTGTGACCAATTATCCAGAAACATTTACCGGGGCACCCGCCAGGCATTCGCTGCAGACTCCCAGGCTTTGGCAATTACGATGTCACTGATTCAGCGCGGAGAGGCCCCGAATCTTGGGCTCTACCAGCAGGTATTCCTGGGCATGCCGCTAGAGCACAGCGAAGACCTCGTGACCCAGCAACACTCGGTAGACTACTTTCGACAGTTGCAGCAAACCTTCGCAGAAGACAAAATTGCCTCGCCCTATCTCGACACTCATTATCGATACGCCCTTGCCCATCAAGAGGTCATCGAGCGATTTGGGCGCTTCCCTCACCGCAATGCGGCTTTGGGTCGCACTTCCACTCAAGCAGAAAAAGAATGGCTGGCTCAAGGGGGCGGCTTTAAATAA
- a CDS encoding DUF6249 domain-containing protein, whose product MRARNKQSFQAVICCWVAIAASSISMGSWAQEEDSFVPEPPPPPGVEASESETRVRILREDGVLTIKSEGENGEKSEVRVDLGQDFGGPLSQEIIERLKSKGILDVDGKVTEDTLNSVPDNVRIRLSESRDYRGRHWDHHDSHHSGSDDSSVIPIVALLCVFGMPVFIVWLVTRSSYRKKQLVMSNINQMVADGRDVPPELIDLLDEREPNSSSDRGITLIAIGAAVFLSLSALAGIGVGSLGLIPLFIGVARYVNWKLDNKQV is encoded by the coding sequence ATGAGAGCGAGAAACAAACAATCATTCCAGGCAGTCATCTGCTGTTGGGTGGCCATTGCGGCATCCAGCATAAGCATGGGCAGCTGGGCCCAGGAGGAGGACTCATTTGTCCCTGAGCCCCCGCCGCCGCCAGGTGTGGAGGCCTCCGAATCTGAAACCCGCGTCCGTATATTGCGTGAAGATGGTGTTCTCACGATCAAATCCGAAGGCGAGAATGGTGAGAAAAGTGAAGTTCGGGTTGACTTGGGGCAGGACTTTGGCGGCCCCCTAAGCCAGGAAATTATCGAACGGCTGAAAAGCAAGGGCATTCTGGATGTAGACGGAAAGGTTACCGAAGATACCCTGAATAGCGTACCGGACAATGTCAGAATCAGGTTATCGGAAAGTCGTGACTACCGGGGTAGGCACTGGGATCACCATGACTCACACCACTCTGGAAGTGACGACTCATCTGTAATCCCAATAGTAGCGCTGCTCTGTGTATTTGGCATGCCAGTGTTTATTGTCTGGTTGGTAACGCGCAGCAGCTATCGCAAGAAACAACTGGTTATGAGTAATATCAACCAGATGGTTGCTGATGGTCGGGATGTGCCCCCGGAGCTAATTGATCTTTTGGATGAGAGAGAGCCAAATAGCTCCAGTGATCGCGGTATCACTCTGATTGCAATAGGCGCTGCAGTATTCCTCTCCCTCTCAGCTCTTGCAGGTATTGGAGTAGGCAGTCTTGGCTTGATCCCTCTGTTTATCGGTGTGGCTCGCTATGTGAACTGGAAGCTTGATAACAAGCAGGTGTAG
- a CDS encoding sigma-70 family RNA polymerase sigma factor produces MDLNDEELIRRAVKDGDQRAYAQLVRRYQSQLRYSLRQLCDGDQGLADDMAQEAFIKAYKALPAFRGDARFSTWLYRIAYNLVMSHKRKNMPDVDQEAVDRAQADETIEESRQLGMARDLTAAMDTLSGPQRQAIHLCMHRGFSHEEAASIMKLPLGTVKSHVNRARAKLRSLLQPWREEVVNG; encoded by the coding sequence ATGGACCTCAATGACGAGGAATTAATCAGGCGGGCCGTCAAAGACGGGGACCAGCGGGCATACGCCCAGCTGGTTCGTCGCTATCAATCTCAGCTGCGATACTCGCTCCGACAGCTGTGTGATGGTGACCAGGGTCTGGCAGACGATATGGCGCAGGAGGCCTTTATTAAGGCCTATAAGGCGTTGCCGGCGTTCAGGGGGGATGCCCGCTTCAGCACTTGGCTGTACCGTATCGCCTATAATCTTGTCATGAGCCACAAGCGTAAGAATATGCCCGATGTGGATCAAGAGGCAGTGGATAGGGCTCAGGCCGATGAGACTATTGAAGAATCTCGGCAGTTAGGGATGGCTAGGGACCTCACTGCCGCGATGGATACCCTGAGTGGCCCGCAGCGGCAAGCAATCCATCTGTGTATGCACAGGGGCTTTTCTCACGAGGAGGCGGCAAGTATTATGAAATTGCCGCTTGGTACGGTAAAATCCCATGTCAACCGTGCTCGGGCCAAGCTGCGTAGCTTGCTACAGCCCTGGCGTGAGGAGGTGGTAAATGGTTAA
- a CDS encoding alpha/beta hydrolase-fold protein yields the protein MRVLFLALISVCSLIANASDFILAQKTEIKSDFLGENRTILVKLPEQYKDNDKEYPVLYVLHAQWDMLSTLSTVDLLEGQVPNFIVIGVEGMGKELRPDQGKSTAFSQFLANEVVSYVNKNYRAADFSILSGHSNSGRFVLDYWLNDKAPFSQYFAFSPSLEDKYITGRVSNLAPKQLKELSPLTVTIANEGDHMQVPFDELSQALANVPGATFTFQKFPEQSHRTTKHHSMQFSLQHTFTGWEPTYELKVSGFDGLTNHYRNLSDKFGFKVVIPTNTLQRLMAHHAISDSENAASELKLHIAYTIKEISGGADATVETADYLLNNGYEEAGKTILKEMCNQAEEHARCKG from the coding sequence ATGAGAGTTCTATTTTTAGCCTTGATAAGTGTTTGTTCGCTGATAGCAAATGCTTCAGATTTTATTCTCGCACAAAAGACGGAAATCAAATCAGATTTTCTTGGTGAAAACCGAACCATCTTGGTGAAACTTCCCGAACAATATAAGGATAATGACAAAGAATATCCTGTGCTCTACGTATTACATGCTCAGTGGGACATGCTTTCTACTTTGTCTACTGTCGATTTACTTGAAGGCCAAGTGCCCAATTTTATCGTGATTGGTGTAGAGGGAATGGGCAAGGAGTTGCGCCCGGATCAAGGTAAATCGACAGCATTTTCTCAGTTCCTAGCGAACGAAGTTGTGTCCTATGTCAATAAAAACTATCGAGCCGCAGATTTTAGTATTTTGTCTGGGCACTCCAACTCTGGCCGCTTCGTACTGGACTACTGGCTAAACGACAAAGCACCATTTTCACAGTACTTTGCTTTTAGCCCGTCATTAGAGGATAAATATATAACCGGGCGAGTTTCCAATTTAGCACCTAAACAACTCAAAGAGCTTTCCCCGCTGACCGTGACCATCGCTAACGAGGGGGATCATATGCAAGTCCCATTTGACGAATTGAGCCAAGCTCTCGCAAATGTACCGGGCGCAACCTTTACCTTCCAGAAATTCCCAGAGCAATCCCACAGAACGACTAAACATCACTCTATGCAATTTTCCCTTCAACACACCTTTACAGGGTGGGAACCTACTTACGAACTTAAAGTAAGTGGGTTTGATGGACTGACTAATCACTACCGTAATTTATCCGATAAATTTGGCTTCAAAGTAGTTATTCCCACCAATACCCTGCAGCGCTTGATGGCCCACCATGCCATTTCCGACTCTGAAAACGCAGCTAGCGAATTAAAACTCCATATCGCATACACCATTAAAGAAATTTCGGGCGGGGCCGATGCCACAGTCGAAACAGCAGACTACCTGCTGAACAATGGCTATGAAGAGGCGGGGAAAACCATATTGAAAGAGATGTGCAACCAGGCTGAAGAGCACGCTCGCTGCAAAGGCTGA